Proteins encoded within one genomic window of Paraglaciecola psychrophila 170:
- the hisF gene encoding imidazole glycerol phosphate synthase subunit HisF, whose amino-acid sequence MLARRIIPCLDVKDGKVVKGVKFRNHEIIGNIVPLAQQYAEQGADELVFYDITASSDQRVVDKSWVTRIAQVIDIPFCVAGGIKTIEEAGQILEMGADKISVNSPALADPELITRLHDTFGQQCVVVGIDSFYNEKTGKYQVHQYTGDETRTQVTAWETADWVKEVQQRGAGEIVLNCMNQDGVRQGYDIAQLSAIRKSCSVPLIASGGAGESVHFKDVFEQADVDGALAASVFHKGIIPIPVLKAYLRTQNIAIRD is encoded by the coding sequence ATGTTAGCTAGACGCATTATACCCTGCTTAGATGTTAAAGATGGCAAAGTCGTTAAAGGCGTGAAGTTTCGCAATCACGAAATTATTGGCAACATCGTGCCTTTGGCACAGCAGTATGCCGAACAAGGTGCTGACGAATTGGTGTTTTACGACATTACGGCATCCAGTGATCAACGCGTTGTGGATAAAAGCTGGGTTACTCGGATTGCACAGGTAATCGATATTCCGTTTTGTGTCGCTGGTGGTATTAAAACCATTGAAGAAGCCGGACAAATATTAGAAATGGGCGCAGACAAAATATCTGTTAACTCCCCTGCTTTGGCTGATCCTGAATTAATCACCCGTTTACACGACACCTTCGGCCAACAATGTGTGGTGGTAGGTATCGACAGTTTCTATAATGAAAAAACGGGTAAATACCAAGTTCACCAATACACGGGTGACGAGACTCGCACTCAAGTTACTGCTTGGGAAACAGCTGATTGGGTCAAAGAAGTACAACAACGTGGTGCCGGTGAAATAGTGCTTAATTGCATGAACCAAGATGGAGTTCGACAGGGTTACGATATTGCCCAGTTGTCTGCTATACGCAAAAGCTGTTCAGTACCGTTAATAGCCTCAGGCGGCGCAGGTGAAAGCGTGCATTTCAAAGATGTATTCGAACAAGCCGACGTAGACGGCGCATTAGCCGCATCAGTATTCCATAAAGGCATCATCCCAATACCCGTATTGAAAGCCTATTTGCGAACGCAAAATATTGCGATAAGAGACTAG
- a CDS encoding DUF3718 domain-containing protein: MLKIVKTSIAIATASLLFAGNAQADVSDALQNICTIVKADDKGELRKKMKRVQSDFRMKLKDYYTGVTCGGNSLIRTAMLNDAVETGTLMVKKMPKGDLSSPEADGKTVLAWASENGLDASPIVAELNDRI; the protein is encoded by the coding sequence ATGTTGAAAATAGTTAAAACTTCTATCGCCATCGCAACCGCTTCTTTACTTTTTGCTGGCAACGCTCAAGCTGACGTTAGCGATGCTTTACAAAATATCTGCACTATTGTGAAAGCAGATGATAAAGGCGAATTACGTAAAAAAATGAAACGTGTTCAGTCTGACTTTAGAATGAAGTTAAAAGATTACTACACAGGTGTTACTTGTGGTGGTAACAGCCTTATCCGTACAGCTATGCTTAACGATGCGGTGGAAACAGGTACCTTGATGGTTAAGAAAATGCCAAAAGGCGACTTAAGCTCACCTGAAGCTGACGGAAAAACCGTATTAGCTTGGGCCTCTGAAAATGGTTTAGATGCATCACCTATAGTAGCTGAACTGAACGACAGAATATAA
- the hisIE gene encoding bifunctional phosphoribosyl-AMP cyclohydrolase/phosphoribosyl-ATP diphosphatase HisIE — translation MIITKENVAKLAWDKMENLIPCIVQNAVSGKVLMQGFMNQDAVHKTLDTGLVTFFSRSKQRLWTKGEESGNSLHLVEISSDCDDDSLLALVNPIGPTCHKGTETCWADSQSADISFIAELENVIASRKGADPDSSYTAHLYSKGIKRIAQKVGEEGVETALAATVKDLEELKNESADLLYHLIVLLQASDLNLSDVIKVLKERHSK, via the coding sequence ATGATTATTACAAAAGAAAATGTGGCAAAACTGGCTTGGGACAAGATGGAAAACCTTATCCCTTGTATCGTGCAAAACGCGGTGAGTGGCAAAGTGTTGATGCAGGGTTTTATGAACCAAGATGCGGTGCATAAAACCTTAGATACAGGTTTGGTGACTTTCTTTAGTCGTTCAAAACAACGTTTGTGGACTAAAGGTGAAGAATCTGGGAATAGTTTACACCTAGTGGAAATCAGCAGCGACTGCGACGATGATTCGTTGCTTGCTTTGGTTAACCCAATCGGTCCAACATGCCACAAAGGCACTGAAACTTGTTGGGCAGACAGTCAATCGGCTGATATTAGCTTTATCGCTGAATTAGAAAATGTGATTGCCTCACGTAAGGGCGCAGATCCAGATTCTAGTTACACCGCACATCTATACAGCAAAGGCATTAAACGCATCGCGCAAAAAGTCGGTGAAGAAGGTGTTGAAACTGCATTAGCAGCTACGGTTAAAGACTTAGAAGAGTTAAAGAATGAATCTGCTGATTTGTTGTATCACCTGATTGTTTTGCTGCAAGCCAGTGATTTGAATTTGTCTGATGTGATCAAAGTATTAAAAGAGCGACATTCAAAATAA
- a CDS encoding phosphotransferase yields the protein MTDKGSVDQLDEQLLADYLTQHVAGFEGPVTATKFAGGQSNPTFKLVTANQSYVLRRQPPGKLLKSAHAVDREYKVLAALENSTVPVAKVYHLCEDTSLIGSMFYVMEYVEGRVFWDSALPEISDNLIRTQMYQEMVEVMAALHSVDIEKVGLSDYGRPGNYYERQFSRWSKQYKLSETQDIPEMDQLIAWLEKHIPEDDGKVSLVHGDYRMDNLMFHPTEPKILAVLDWELSTLGHPYADLAYQCMQLRLPENVGKATGLGSIERAPLGIPDEQEYVDAYCKLVGIEKIDNWNFYLAFSFFRLGAIAQGVAKRAEDGNASNKEAQAVGAIVKPLAQYALKLTQ from the coding sequence ATGACCGATAAAGGCTCAGTTGATCAATTAGACGAGCAGCTTTTAGCTGACTACTTAACCCAACATGTAGCGGGTTTTGAAGGGCCCGTCACCGCTACTAAATTTGCTGGTGGTCAGTCAAACCCGACCTTTAAGTTAGTGACTGCCAACCAGTCTTACGTGTTGCGACGTCAACCACCGGGAAAGTTACTGAAATCTGCCCATGCTGTTGACCGCGAATATAAAGTATTGGCCGCGCTTGAAAACTCAACAGTGCCAGTGGCAAAGGTCTATCATCTTTGTGAAGACACGTCCTTAATTGGTAGCATGTTTTATGTTATGGAATATGTTGAAGGACGGGTGTTTTGGGATAGTGCATTACCAGAAATATCAGACAACTTAATACGTACTCAAATGTATCAAGAAATGGTTGAGGTCATGGCTGCACTGCACAGTGTTGACATCGAAAAAGTGGGTTTGAGCGATTACGGCAGACCTGGTAACTATTACGAACGCCAATTTAGTCGTTGGAGTAAGCAGTATAAGTTGTCAGAAACCCAAGATATTCCAGAAATGGATCAGCTAATCGCTTGGTTAGAAAAACACATACCAGAAGACGATGGTAAAGTGTCGCTGGTGCATGGTGATTATCGTATGGATAACTTAATGTTTCATCCTACAGAGCCTAAGATTTTAGCAGTATTGGATTGGGAATTATCTACTTTAGGTCATCCTTATGCTGATTTAGCGTACCAATGTATGCAGTTACGTTTGCCCGAAAACGTCGGCAAAGCCACTGGATTAGGCAGTATTGAGAGAGCGCCCCTAGGGATCCCAGATGAACAAGAGTATGTAGACGCTTATTGCAAATTGGTGGGTATAGAGAAAATCGACAATTGGAATTTCTACTTAGCCTTTAGTTTTTTCCGCTTAGGCGCCATTGCCCAAGGTGTGGCAAAGCGAGCAGAAGATGGCAATGCGTCAAATAAAGAAGCGCAAGCTGTTGGTGCGATTGTTAAACCATTAGCTCAATACGCGTTAAAACTAACTCAATAA
- a CDS encoding efflux RND transporter permease subunit, which yields MYKFAINRPITILMAVMALIIFGIKSYTSMPLALFPNVDFPIVTIQTTYPGADAKTVESKITDKIEEAVSGINGIDKLDSTSYEGLSYVIVRFDLKIDINEAANDVRDKIGGVILPDNALAPLVQKISTAGEAISVFVVSKTGDMSALMQLVDEKIKPKLQRIPNVGDVDIDGYQDREIRILVDPYLLNKYNVSAVELQNIIGNENFKSSSGKSINDKQELIIKFQGDAKDIESLANIAIKPGLRLKDVAKVFDGLSDVESYTSYNGQVGVMLNIMKISGTNVIGIIDKAKQLLPELKALAGDDYQVSLIKDQSDKIMHSVNQVKFDLVFGAILAIIIVFIFLRNLTATIVSALAIPTSIIGTFAIIDYMGYDLNKLTLIGLTLAIGIFIDDAIVVIENISKKMESGMEAFQATYEGVHEIAFSLLAISAMLLAVFIPVAFMGGLVGQFFNAFAMTVASGIVLSYFVAIMFIPTIGARVLKHKETKFHAKTEPMFKALDNGYVKILKPLIRFKYITVLVTFGFLILSSKIFTNVGMDFVPAEDNSEFQITAKAEVGTSITEMKNRMQPIMDAIKNDTMVDYYALSIGYTTANESHKALVYVKLKPIEQRGLGQEDIIVNYREQFKSIQSMALSVAKIPPINTGSSTAPVQIVITGDSLEKLSEISQQVSAMLGSFEGAVDIDSDYQDGKPEITISVIRHNTARLGITATQIAALLNANYSSDSKVSNFEQKGREYDITLRFDDESRANIDNIKKLQIRAANGEYVFLDGLIRFEKSSSIATINRFDRERKVLVSSNISNVPLNSIVNQVDANIAKILPEGYNYTFSGDVEKMQETALSFSTAVGLAVILIYLILAALYESLIQPIIIMVTMPLAFTGVITALGLSGNNFSLFVMIGIILLLGMVGKNAILVVDFANRAIKQGESVDDALIHAGEKRLRPILMTTFAMVGAMMPLAFGSGAGHEMNSPMALSVIGGLISSTILALLVVPAFYKILYPVDNWLRKWYEVGKL from the coding sequence ATGTATAAATTTGCAATCAATCGTCCCATCACCATCCTTATGGCCGTCATGGCGCTCATAATATTTGGTATCAAGTCATACACCTCGATGCCTTTGGCACTTTTCCCTAATGTAGACTTCCCAATCGTCACCATCCAAACGACTTACCCAGGTGCGGATGCTAAAACGGTTGAATCGAAAATCACTGATAAAATTGAAGAAGCCGTTTCGGGTATCAACGGCATCGATAAGTTGGACTCAACCAGTTACGAAGGTTTGAGTTATGTCATCGTTAGGTTTGATTTGAAAATAGACATAAACGAAGCGGCTAACGATGTGCGAGACAAGATTGGCGGGGTCATATTACCCGATAACGCACTAGCCCCTTTGGTACAAAAAATCAGCACGGCAGGCGAGGCTATCAGTGTATTTGTGGTCAGCAAAACGGGTGACATGTCTGCGCTGATGCAGTTAGTTGATGAAAAAATCAAACCGAAGTTACAACGTATCCCCAATGTAGGTGACGTTGATATTGACGGCTATCAAGACCGCGAAATTCGTATCTTAGTGGATCCTTATTTGCTCAACAAATACAATGTATCAGCGGTTGAGTTGCAAAATATAATTGGTAATGAAAATTTCAAATCCAGCTCTGGTAAGAGCATTAACGATAAACAAGAATTAATTATTAAATTTCAGGGTGACGCTAAAGACATTGAATCGTTGGCAAATATAGCAATAAAACCAGGTTTACGTTTGAAAGATGTTGCCAAAGTCTTTGATGGGCTAAGCGATGTAGAAAGCTACACGTCTTACAACGGACAAGTTGGCGTTATGCTGAATATTATGAAAATTTCAGGCACTAATGTGATTGGTATCATTGATAAAGCCAAACAATTGTTACCTGAGTTAAAAGCCCTAGCAGGTGACGATTACCAAGTCAGTTTAATCAAAGACCAGTCAGATAAGATAATGCACAGCGTCAATCAGGTGAAATTTGACTTGGTATTTGGTGCCATATTAGCCATCATCATTGTTTTCATATTTTTACGCAACCTTACCGCTACCATCGTTTCTGCACTGGCCATCCCAACCTCTATCATCGGTACATTTGCGATCATTGATTACATGGGTTACGACCTGAATAAATTAACCTTGATTGGACTTACCTTAGCCATAGGAATTTTCATAGACGATGCCATTGTAGTCATTGAAAACATCAGTAAAAAAATGGAATCGGGTATGGAAGCATTTCAAGCCACTTATGAAGGTGTGCACGAGATAGCTTTTTCATTACTCGCCATTTCGGCGATGTTATTAGCTGTTTTCATACCGGTTGCTTTTATGGGTGGACTCGTAGGCCAGTTTTTTAATGCCTTCGCCATGACGGTTGCGTCCGGTATCGTACTGTCTTATTTCGTGGCTATTATGTTTATTCCCACCATTGGCGCACGTGTATTAAAACACAAAGAAACTAAATTTCATGCCAAAACAGAGCCCATGTTTAAAGCATTAGACAATGGCTACGTTAAAATTCTGAAGCCACTGATTAGGTTTAAATATATAACGGTATTAGTGACCTTTGGATTTCTAATTTTATCCAGCAAAATATTCACAAATGTAGGCATGGACTTTGTACCCGCAGAAGACAATAGTGAATTTCAAATCACCGCTAAAGCTGAAGTGGGGACATCCATTACTGAAATGAAAAACAGAATGCAGCCCATTATGGATGCCATCAAAAACGATACTATGGTTGACTATTATGCCCTCAGCATAGGCTATACAACAGCCAACGAGTCCCACAAAGCCTTGGTCTATGTGAAATTAAAGCCTATTGAACAACGAGGACTGGGGCAAGAAGACATCATAGTCAATTACCGTGAACAGTTTAAATCAATCCAATCAATGGCTTTGTCCGTTGCAAAAATCCCCCCAATTAATACTGGTAGCAGTACGGCACCGGTGCAAATAGTTATCACTGGTGACAGTTTAGAAAAACTTAGCGAAATATCGCAACAAGTTTCCGCAATGTTAGGGAGTTTTGAAGGGGCGGTAGATATTGACAGTGATTATCAAGATGGAAAGCCTGAAATTACTATCTCTGTTATAAGACATAATACTGCCAGATTAGGCATTACGGCGACGCAAATTGCAGCTTTGCTAAATGCCAATTATTCCAGTGATAGTAAGGTTAGTAATTTTGAGCAAAAAGGCAGAGAATACGACATTACCCTAAGATTTGATGATGAGAGCCGCGCTAATATAGACAATATTAAAAAATTACAAATCCGGGCTGCCAATGGTGAATATGTCTTTTTAGATGGGTTAATTCGTTTTGAAAAAAGCAGTTCGATTGCGACCATAAACAGGTTTGATCGCGAACGAAAAGTTTTGGTCAGCAGTAACATATCCAATGTGCCGCTAAACTCAATAGTCAACCAGGTTGATGCGAATATAGCCAAAATTTTACCTGAAGGTTACAACTATACTTTTTCAGGTGATGTTGAAAAAATGCAAGAAACAGCTCTGTCGTTTAGTACCGCTGTTGGCCTTGCTGTTATTCTCATCTACCTTATACTGGCAGCACTTTATGAGTCCTTAATTCAGCCCATTATTATTATGGTCACTATGCCTTTGGCGTTTACAGGGGTAATAACTGCACTGGGGCTAAGTGGTAATAATTTCTCTTTATTTGTGATGATAGGCATCATCTTATTGTTAGGAATGGTAGGTAAGAATGCCATTCTGGTAGTAGATTTTGCCAACAGAGCAATCAAACAAGGTGAGTCTGTGGATGACGCACTTATTCATGCGGGCGAAAAACGTTTACGCCCAATATTGATGACCACATTTGCCATGGTGGGTGCCATGATGCCATTAGCGTTTGGCAGTGGCGCAGGCCACGAAATGAATTCACCTATGGCGTTATCTGTTATAGGCGGTTTGATTAGCTCAACTATATTAGCCTTATTGGTGGTACCAGCCTTTTACAAAATTCTTTATCCCGTCGATAACTGGCTCAGAAAATGGTACGAAGTAGGAAAGCTCTAA
- a CDS encoding TetR/AcrR family transcriptional regulator: MAIKVDKDKKRRDIAVACTELLLEKGIKNLTITDIAKTAGIGKGTVYDYFSNKEEIVFEIIRNFIEKHHQKLLSKSDESTSTKQKILYLFDFFLSEHESYEKHLDVFREYLSVTLSSKCSPMLEFNRECADFIKNILEDIIEEGIKKGEIKDVSRNLVDGIIKSERGYMVMAWAEGRDLKKDFKEYMDTLFDLIEIKK; this comes from the coding sequence ATGGCAATTAAAGTAGATAAAGACAAAAAAAGAAGAGACATAGCGGTTGCTTGTACTGAACTTTTATTGGAGAAGGGAATAAAAAATTTAACCATTACTGACATTGCTAAAACCGCAGGAATTGGAAAAGGTACGGTCTATGATTATTTCAGTAATAAAGAAGAAATCGTTTTTGAAATAATTCGAAATTTCATTGAAAAACATCATCAAAAATTACTGAGTAAAAGCGACGAGAGTACTTCTACAAAGCAAAAAATATTATACCTGTTTGATTTTTTTTTATCGGAACATGAGTCTTATGAAAAACACCTCGACGTTTTTAGAGAATATTTAAGCGTCACCTTATCTTCAAAATGCAGTCCCATGCTCGAATTCAATAGAGAATGTGCAGACTTTATAAAAAATATCCTAGAAGACATTATTGAGGAAGGGATAAAGAAAGGTGAAATCAAAGATGTTTCTAGAAACCTAGTTGATGGAATAATAAAATCAGAAAGAGGTTATATGGTTATGGCTTGGGCAGAAGGTAGGGACTTAAAAAAAGACTTTAAGGAATATATGGACACATTGTTCGATTTGATAGAGATAAAAAAATGA
- a CDS encoding CHRD domain-containing protein: MNNFKKILAVSIFSISLVACNDDDDVVVIDEVPTPTSDLRIIHAVPDAPTVNIFAGAAVLAGLENVDYQVSSPWITVDEGTYAVRVEANVPSGTADVITASLTLEGEKSYNVLAVGSTTDGTIEPLVVSVDRSAVTSGNVRVQIVHAAPAAPMVDIYVTAPGDDIEVAQPLATASFKDSTGQVEVAGGDYQIRITAAGTKTVVFDSGTVNLPADADLLVAATQNTGTGTSPVTLLVADGTSSFKIWDVNSKANVRVVHAVSDAPAVDVIANNALTLFDGISYPDVTAYVAVAAGDYTIDVAVDGDESTAPIDDVAITVENGMFYTAIANSKLASIGLDFVVDVPRPIATAAKVRIFHASPDAGSVDIYVTADGDISVVSPNFAGVTFTTPMLTETGYVELAAGDYVVTVTAAGTKDSAIETGVLSLEVNKVYTAIAIDGLMAGDGPTLITADDLAPNFNTSSTFNVSLGGNQEVPMVNTMSSATAIVEIDESLPAFKVTLDASMVAGATAAHVHDGDIGTNGGVAFGLTNMGDGTFVLGQTELTAGLLNDLLSGEWYLNVHTPSNPGGEVRGQIVPDTTVVVTFPLSGLQEIPQVMSDAMGGGYALFDTTDNGVTLAVATTGVADATMAHIHTGFAGMNGGVLVVLEQDTADVNLWTSAGEINLAQPIADLLLSGGHYVNVHTPANPGGELRGQIIPANIEVYGVVPSGDQEVPAVTTEASGTGAITLNTSTGLIIGTINVFDISPTMAHIHAGEVGVNGGVVLALTDAGDGVFTVPAATILDMTQMDLMQAEGLYTNFHTAENPSGEIRGQITLGF; this comes from the coding sequence ATGAACAATTTTAAGAAAATTTTAGCAGTTTCTATATTTTCGATATCGCTAGTCGCATGTAATGATGATGACGATGTTGTAGTGATTGATGAAGTCCCAACCCCCACTTCAGATTTACGTATTATCCATGCAGTACCCGATGCACCAACGGTTAATATTTTTGCAGGCGCAGCCGTGCTTGCAGGTTTAGAGAATGTTGACTATCAAGTTTCCTCACCGTGGATCACAGTTGACGAAGGCACTTACGCGGTCCGTGTTGAAGCCAATGTACCAAGCGGTACCGCTGATGTAATTACCGCATCCCTCACATTAGAAGGTGAAAAATCTTATAATGTGTTAGCTGTTGGTTCAACTACTGACGGCACCATTGAACCACTTGTAGTATCGGTTGATAGATCTGCGGTTACTTCTGGAAATGTCAGAGTACAAATAGTTCATGCAGCGCCTGCTGCACCTATGGTAGATATCTATGTAACTGCGCCGGGTGATGACATTGAAGTAGCTCAACCACTAGCCACTGCATCATTTAAAGACAGTACTGGCCAAGTAGAAGTAGCAGGCGGTGATTATCAAATTAGAATCACAGCGGCTGGGACAAAAACAGTTGTGTTTGACTCAGGCACAGTGAATTTACCTGCTGACGCTGATTTATTGGTTGCTGCAACACAAAATACGGGCACAGGCACGTCTCCTGTTACTTTGTTAGTTGCTGACGGTACCTCATCGTTTAAAATTTGGGATGTAAATTCAAAAGCAAACGTGCGTGTTGTGCATGCAGTATCAGATGCCCCCGCGGTTGATGTTATTGCCAATAATGCCTTAACTTTGTTTGACGGTATTAGTTACCCAGACGTGACAGCTTATGTTGCCGTTGCTGCTGGTGATTACACTATTGACGTGGCAGTTGATGGCGATGAAAGCACAGCACCTATTGACGATGTAGCCATCACTGTTGAAAACGGCATGTTTTACACTGCTATTGCTAACAGCAAACTAGCTTCTATCGGTTTAGATTTTGTGGTCGATGTGCCCCGCCCAATTGCGACTGCCGCAAAAGTCAGAATTTTTCATGCTTCACCTGATGCTGGCTCGGTAGATATATATGTTACTGCAGATGGTGACATTAGCGTGGTATCACCTAATTTTGCAGGCGTCACTTTCACAACACCGATGTTAACTGAAACAGGTTATGTAGAATTGGCGGCAGGTGATTATGTGGTGACAGTAACCGCAGCCGGTACAAAAGACTCAGCAATAGAAACAGGCGTATTAAGCTTAGAAGTTAATAAAGTGTACACCGCAATTGCCATTGACGGATTAATGGCTGGCGACGGTCCAACTCTAATCACTGCGGATGACTTAGCACCTAATTTTAACACTTCATCAACGTTTAACGTCTCACTAGGCGGAAATCAAGAAGTCCCTATGGTGAACACAATGTCATCAGCAACTGCAATAGTTGAGATAGATGAGTCATTACCTGCTTTTAAAGTCACTCTAGATGCAAGTATGGTAGCGGGTGCTACTGCAGCCCATGTACATGATGGTGACATAGGCACTAACGGCGGTGTTGCTTTTGGCTTAACCAACATGGGTGACGGTACATTTGTACTAGGCCAAACTGAACTTACAGCGGGTTTACTCAACGATTTGCTAAGCGGTGAATGGTATTTAAATGTACACACTCCAAGCAATCCAGGTGGCGAAGTACGTGGGCAAATTGTTCCTGATACCACTGTTGTGGTTACTTTCCCTCTAAGTGGTTTACAAGAAATTCCACAGGTTATGAGTGATGCGATGGGTGGCGGTTATGCTTTATTTGATACTACTGATAACGGCGTAACATTAGCAGTAGCCACTACTGGTGTGGCAGATGCCACTATGGCTCATATCCATACTGGTTTTGCCGGTATGAATGGTGGTGTGTTAGTAGTATTAGAGCAAGATACAGCCGATGTTAATCTATGGACATCAGCTGGTGAAATTAATTTAGCACAACCTATTGCAGATTTGTTATTGTCAGGTGGCCATTACGTAAATGTACACACTCCTGCCAACCCAGGCGGTGAATTAAGAGGTCAAATTATCCCTGCAAACATTGAAGTATATGGTGTAGTTCCATCGGGTGACCAAGAAGTACCCGCTGTTACAACTGAAGCTAGCGGAACAGGCGCCATTACATTAAACACCTCAACAGGGCTAATAATCGGCACTATTAATGTATTTGATATTTCCCCTACCATGGCACACATACATGCAGGTGAAGTTGGCGTAAACGGTGGTGTGGTTTTAGCTCTGACGGATGCAGGCGATGGTGTTTTCACTGTACCAGCGGCGACTATTTTGGATATGACTCAAATGGATTTAATGCAAGCTGAAGGTTTGTACACAAACTTTCATACTGCTGAAAATCCTAGTGGTGAAATTCGTGGACAGATTACCCTAGGTTTTTAA
- a CDS encoding efflux RND transporter periplasmic adaptor subunit codes for MKKALAFTLVLCLTNVQAKEIYATFTVHAKQKANLAFNYSGIVKELSVDIMSVVKKNDILATLVSDDLVATNDASKVTLKYATLDYERHQDLYKNKLIDKALLDKYAMAYEAIKAHIQIEKAVYAKTILRAPFDGVITKRMIELGDVVSGQMLKTAFNIQSQHARILVVELDQKYSSDINIGDVFIYKVDGDDTQYEGKIYRIYPEANSDNRKIALQVIAKDLKVGLFGEGKIITSGNSNNSITENQE; via the coding sequence ATGAAAAAAGCCTTAGCTTTTACCCTCGTTCTTTGCCTTACAAACGTACAAGCAAAAGAGATATATGCAACATTTACAGTGCATGCAAAACAGAAAGCCAATTTAGCGTTCAATTACAGCGGTATTGTTAAAGAACTCAGTGTCGACATTATGAGCGTGGTTAAAAAAAATGACATATTGGCAACATTAGTCAGTGACGACCTAGTAGCCACAAACGATGCGTCTAAGGTGACATTAAAATATGCAACTTTAGATTATGAAAGACACCAAGATCTGTACAAAAACAAGCTCATTGATAAAGCCCTGCTTGACAAGTACGCCATGGCTTACGAGGCCATTAAGGCTCATATTCAGATAGAAAAAGCTGTCTACGCTAAAACAATTTTAAGAGCTCCATTTGACGGGGTTATCACCAAAAGAATGATTGAGTTAGGTGATGTGGTGAGTGGGCAAATGCTAAAAACTGCATTTAACATTCAAAGTCAACATGCGCGAATATTAGTGGTTGAACTCGATCAAAAATATAGCAGTGATATCAATATTGGCGATGTTTTTATATATAAAGTTGATGGTGATGACACGCAATACGAAGGTAAAATTTATAGAATATATCCAGAGGCAAATAGTGATAACAGAAAAATTGCCTTACAGGTTATTGCCAAAGATTTAAAAGTAGGGCTATTTGGTGAAGGTAAAATTATCACATCCGGTAATAGCAATAATTCCATAACAGAAAACCAAGAATAG
- a CDS encoding NADPH:quinone oxidoreductase family protein, with the protein MKAIVCEEFAPVEQLKYKDVPDPVVKKGHVVVDVKACGVNFPDGLLVQGLYQNKPPFPFIPGNEVAGVISEIGEGVQYLKVGMRVIAMVMLGGYAEKVLCPVSHIMPIPDEIPDDEAAALVTAHATAHHALKQRAKIQPGETLLVTGAAGGTGLAAVQIGKEMGATVIAVCSTQEKLDMAKANGADILINYTETDLKTAIKEVTEGKGVDVVYECVGGDTFHACSRGMAWNGRLLVVGFAGGTIPEFPVNLALVKGYSVMGVFWGSFTQHQPKDFADNMKELLIWYVQGKVKVIVDEVVPLENAKDALNKVMNREVKGKMTLRP; encoded by the coding sequence ATGAAAGCTATAGTATGTGAAGAATTTGCCCCAGTAGAACAACTTAAATATAAAGATGTGCCTGACCCTGTGGTAAAAAAAGGCCATGTGGTCGTCGATGTTAAAGCATGTGGCGTCAACTTCCCTGACGGTTTATTGGTGCAAGGCTTGTATCAGAATAAACCACCATTCCCATTTATTCCGGGTAATGAGGTCGCTGGTGTGATAAGTGAGATAGGCGAGGGTGTACAATACCTTAAAGTAGGAATGCGAGTGATTGCCATGGTTATGTTAGGCGGTTACGCTGAAAAAGTATTATGCCCTGTTTCGCATATTATGCCTATTCCCGACGAAATTCCTGATGATGAAGCTGCGGCACTAGTCACTGCTCATGCTACAGCTCATCACGCACTCAAGCAGCGAGCAAAAATTCAGCCAGGTGAAACCCTTCTGGTTACTGGTGCTGCTGGTGGAACGGGTCTTGCCGCAGTGCAAATTGGTAAAGAAATGGGCGCAACGGTTATCGCGGTGTGTTCTACCCAAGAAAAGTTAGATATGGCTAAAGCTAACGGTGCTGACATTCTAATTAATTACACTGAGACTGATTTAAAAACTGCCATCAAAGAAGTGACCGAGGGTAAAGGTGTAGACGTGGTGTATGAATGTGTGGGTGGAGATACTTTTCACGCATGCTCAAGAGGCATGGCTTGGAACGGCAGACTGTTAGTGGTTGGTTTTGCTGGTGGCACTATCCCAGAATTCCCAGTGAATTTAGCCTTGGTCAAAGGTTACTCAGTAATGGGCGTTTTTTGGGGCTCGTTCACCCAACATCAACCCAAAGACTTTGCAGATAACATGAAAGAGTTATTGATATGGTACGTGCAAGGTAAAGTTAAAGTGATAGTCGATGAAGTAGTGCCTTTAGAAAACGCAAAAGACGCGTTGAATAAAGTTATGAACCGAGAAGTAAAAGGCAAAATGACTCTAAGACCTTAA